One stretch of Armigeres subalbatus isolate Guangzhou_Male chromosome 2, GZ_Asu_2, whole genome shotgun sequence DNA includes these proteins:
- the LOC134212507 gene encoding thioredoxin-2: MVYIVKDGADFDSRLEAAGDKLVLVDFFATWCGPCKVIAPKLDELQAKHADRVVIIKVDVDECEELAIKYNISSMPTFLYIKNKDVVYQFSGANAERLETLILKYSE; encoded by the coding sequence GCCGATTTCGACAGCCGACTTGAGGCTGCTGGCGACAAGCTGGTCTTGGTGGATTTCTTTGCCACGTGGTGCGGCCCTTGCAAGGTGATCGCCCCCAAGCTGGATGAACTGCAAGCCAAACACGCCGATAGAGTCGTAATCATCAAGGTCGACGTGGACGAGTGCGAAGAGCTGGCCATCAAGTATAACATTTCCAGCATGCCCACTTTCCTGTACATAAAGAACAAGGATGTCGTCTACCAGTTCTCCGGTGCCAACGCCGAGAGGCTGGAAACATTAATCTTGAAATACAGCGAGTAA